A genomic segment from Frateuria edaphi encodes:
- a CDS encoding redoxin domain-containing protein: MRLNAPSRAPLLHFVDIYGRRVDIGGSGRRTLLCFFRDAACPFCNFRIYELTNHHPALSSLGLDIVAVFTSTPEAVQRFVARKPRPFSVVADPTSHAHETYGIERSLWRKLKGILTRVPTLIKGLRIVGLAGLNTTNLMPADFLIDEEGNIAEAYYGGDAGDRIPLERVELFLARGMLARAGVKPAQAVAHS; encoded by the coding sequence ATGAGACTGAACGCACCTTCCAGGGCGCCGCTGCTGCACTTCGTCGACATCTACGGCCGCCGCGTCGATATCGGCGGCTCGGGGCGGCGCACGCTGCTGTGCTTCTTCCGCGACGCGGCGTGCCCGTTCTGCAATTTCCGCATCTACGAGTTGACCAACCACCATCCCGCGCTGTCGTCGCTGGGGCTGGACATCGTCGCCGTGTTCACCTCCACGCCCGAAGCAGTGCAGCGCTTCGTCGCGCGCAAACCGCGGCCATTCAGCGTGGTGGCGGACCCGACCTCGCACGCGCACGAAACCTACGGGATCGAGCGCTCGCTGTGGCGCAAGCTCAAGGGCATCCTCACCCGCGTGCCGACGCTGATCAAAGGCCTGCGCATCGTCGGCCTGGCCGGCTTGAACACCACCAACCTGATGCCGGCCGATTTCCTGATCGACGAGGAAGGCAATATCGCCGAGGCGTACTACGGCGGCGATGCAGGCGATCGCATACCGCTGGAGCGGGTGGAGCTGTTCCTGGCGCGCGGCATGCTCGCCAGGGCCGGAGTGAAGCCCGCGCAGGCGGTTGCGCATTCCTGA
- a CDS encoding helix-turn-helix transcriptional regulator yields MDDPVTLSPLAPQHLRDLARLRRVRDRIDREYAQPLNVEALARGVHMSAGHLSRQFKAAFGESPYSYLMTRRIERAMALLRRGDLSVTEVCFTVGCASLGTFSTRFTELVGVSPSVYRRDEAGATAGMPSCVARQVTKPIRNREAPDREPDLA; encoded by the coding sequence ATGGACGATCCAGTGACCCTCAGCCCGCTCGCACCGCAGCACCTGCGCGATCTGGCGCGATTGCGTCGCGTGCGCGATCGCATCGACCGCGAGTACGCGCAGCCGCTCAACGTCGAGGCACTCGCACGCGGGGTTCACATGTCGGCCGGACACCTCAGCCGGCAGTTCAAGGCCGCGTTCGGCGAGTCGCCATACAGCTACCTGATGACCCGGCGCATCGAGCGCGCCATGGCGCTGCTGCGCCGGGGCGACCTCAGCGTCACCGAGGTCTGCTTCACCGTCGGGTGCGCCTCGCTGGGCACTTTCAGCACGCGCTTCACCGAACTGGTGGGCGTGTCGCCGAGCGTCTACCGGCGGGATGAGGCCGGTGCAACCGCGGGCATGCCTTCCTGCGTCGCGCGCCAGGTGACCAAACCGATCAGGAATCGAGAAGCGCCCGATCGCGAGCCCGACCTAGCATGA
- a CDS encoding VOC family protein — protein MSAPSKPSVTAMDITIHASFLPHTDPEASLAFYRDALGFEVRNDVGYNGMRWITVGPADQPGTSIVLFPPAASPGVTDEEKQTIAGMMAKGTYAIMLLATPDLDAAFERLQASGAEIVEEPTHQPYGVRDCAVRDPAGNLLRVQERAS, from the coding sequence ATGAGCGCTCCTTCCAAACCGAGCGTCACCGCCATGGACATCACCATCCACGCCAGTTTCCTCCCGCACACCGATCCGGAAGCCTCGCTGGCCTTCTACCGCGACGCCCTGGGCTTCGAGGTGCGCAACGACGTCGGCTACAACGGCATGCGCTGGATCACGGTCGGTCCGGCCGACCAGCCGGGCACGTCCATCGTGCTGTTCCCGCCAGCGGCGAGCCCAGGCGTCACCGACGAAGAGAAGCAGACCATCGCCGGGATGATGGCCAAGGGCACCTACGCCATCATGCTGTTGGCCACGCCGGACCTCGATGCCGCATTCGAGAGGCTCCAGGCCAGCGGCGCGGAGATCGTCGAAGAGCCGACCCACCAGCCTTACGGCGTGCGCGACTGCGCCGTGCGCGATCCGGCCGGCAACCTGCTTCGCGTCCAGGAGCGCGCGTCGTAG
- a CDS encoding helix-turn-helix transcriptional regulator: MISIVLGGPDPALRRALTAGFEHFDELRVLGDSGAPEHLSMLVATQRPAVVVIEACWAQASPGLLGYLLTRPAGPRILAYADTLARPEVLATVKLGVHGCLPRHSLLPAWRRAILAIHAGDAWIPRALMAAALSDFRHLLQWAPPPAAGIGSLTDRQREIVRWVAQGMSNKEIGRHLGISPTTVKTHLHNIFERAGINGRQQLAVRALRTTGTEQEVN; the protein is encoded by the coding sequence GTGATCAGCATCGTGCTAGGTGGTCCGGACCCTGCCCTTCGGCGTGCGCTGACCGCCGGTTTCGAACACTTCGACGAGCTGCGGGTGCTCGGCGACAGCGGCGCGCCGGAGCACTTGTCCATGCTGGTCGCCACCCAACGACCCGCCGTGGTGGTGATCGAAGCGTGTTGGGCCCAGGCCAGTCCCGGATTGCTCGGCTACCTGCTGACCCGCCCCGCCGGGCCGCGCATCCTGGCCTACGCCGATACGCTGGCACGGCCGGAAGTTCTGGCTACCGTGAAGCTGGGCGTGCACGGCTGCCTGCCCCGCCACTCCCTCCTGCCGGCGTGGCGCCGCGCGATCCTGGCCATTCATGCAGGCGACGCCTGGATTCCCCGCGCGCTGATGGCCGCGGCACTGTCCGACTTCAGGCATCTGCTGCAATGGGCGCCGCCGCCCGCGGCGGGTATCGGATCGCTCACCGATCGCCAACGCGAAATCGTGCGCTGGGTGGCGCAAGGCATGAGCAACAAGGAAATCGGCCGGCACCTGGGGATCAGCCCGACCACGGTGAAGACGCATCTGCACAATATCTTCGAGCGCGCCGGGATCAATGGCCGACAGCAGCTGGCCGTGCGTGCGCTCAGGACCACCGGCACCGAGCAGGAAGTGAACTGA
- a CDS encoding peroxiredoxin, whose amino-acid sequence MKSPLKLAALALVGTATLASPAFAALKEGTQAPDFTAPAYLAGKAFTFNLADALKKGPVVVYFFPAAHTSGCNLEAHLFSQAIDQFKALHATVIGVTAGNTDQLSDFSKETEHCSGKFPVAADADAKIAKEYDALLTMRPGWSDRTSYVIAPSGKITHVYSDLKPNKHVQETLDAVKALEK is encoded by the coding sequence ATGAAGTCCCCGCTCAAGCTCGCCGCGCTCGCCCTCGTCGGTACCGCCACATTGGCCTCACCGGCCTTCGCCGCCCTCAAGGAAGGCACGCAGGCGCCAGACTTCACCGCGCCGGCCTATCTCGCCGGCAAGGCCTTCACCTTCAATCTGGCCGATGCGCTGAAGAAAGGCCCGGTGGTGGTGTACTTCTTCCCCGCCGCGCACACTTCCGGCTGCAACCTCGAAGCCCACCTGTTCTCCCAGGCCATCGACCAGTTCAAGGCGTTGCACGCCACGGTCATCGGCGTGACCGCCGGCAATACCGACCAGTTGTCCGATTTCTCGAAGGAAACCGAACATTGCAGCGGCAAGTTCCCGGTCGCCGCGGACGCCGACGCGAAGATCGCCAAGGAATACGACGCCCTGCTGACGATGCGCCCCGGCTGGTCGGACCGCACCTCTTACGTGATCGCGCCTTCGGGAAAGATCACCCACGTCTATTCGGACCTGAAGCCGAACAAGCACGTGCAGGAAACGCTCGATGCGGTGAAGGCGCTGGAGAAATAA
- a CDS encoding ScyD/ScyE family protein codes for MTVRKRLLVGALALALSFAVAPPAFAVDIGAAPGAADIVSLVQTHTGYPVKVSVYATGLNNPRGLKFGPDGYLYVAEGGRGGWHQTTAMDCTQVPEVGPYSGSYTGGRISRIDHHGHRVTITNKFPSSQTSAQTGSLVSGVADVAFIGHTLYAITAGAGCSHGLKGTYNGIARVDPDGSIHWIANLSRYQKNHPVQNPEEEDFEPDGTWYSMVALHGELFALEPNHGELVKVSLDGKVRRVIDVSASQGHIVPTALAHRGRFFIGNLGTFPITAGSSKVLKLTRNGQLWPVADRLTTVLGIAFDRRGCMYVLEDTTGKDNLAPTPGTGKVVRIEPSGDRHAVVTGLVLPSAMTFGPDGALYVSNAGFGLPPGMGQVLRFDFDGWRHSP; via the coding sequence ATGACTGTTCGTAAGCGACTCCTGGTCGGCGCGCTGGCGCTTGCCCTCTCGTTTGCCGTCGCTCCGCCGGCGTTCGCCGTGGATATCGGCGCGGCGCCCGGCGCAGCGGACATCGTCAGCCTGGTGCAGACGCACACCGGCTATCCGGTGAAGGTGTCGGTCTACGCCACGGGCCTGAACAATCCGCGCGGCCTCAAGTTCGGGCCGGACGGCTATCTCTACGTGGCCGAGGGCGGCCGCGGCGGATGGCACCAGACCACCGCGATGGACTGCACGCAGGTGCCGGAAGTCGGCCCGTACAGCGGCAGCTACACCGGCGGGCGCATTTCGAGGATCGACCATCATGGCCATCGCGTCACGATCACCAACAAGTTCCCGTCAAGCCAGACCAGTGCCCAGACCGGGTCGCTGGTCAGCGGTGTCGCGGACGTCGCCTTCATCGGACACACCCTGTATGCCATCACCGCCGGGGCCGGCTGCTCGCATGGCCTGAAAGGCACCTACAACGGCATCGCGCGCGTCGATCCGGACGGTTCGATCCACTGGATCGCCAACCTCAGCCGCTACCAGAAAAACCACCCGGTGCAGAACCCGGAGGAAGAGGATTTCGAGCCCGACGGCACCTGGTACAGCATGGTGGCGCTCCATGGCGAACTTTTCGCGCTCGAGCCCAATCACGGCGAACTGGTGAAGGTGAGTCTCGATGGCAAGGTCCGGCGCGTGATCGATGTGTCGGCCAGCCAGGGCCACATCGTGCCGACGGCGCTGGCGCATCGTGGGCGATTCTTCATCGGCAACCTCGGCACATTCCCGATCACGGCCGGTTCGTCGAAAGTGCTCAAGCTGACCCGCAACGGGCAACTGTGGCCGGTGGCGGACCGGTTGACCACGGTGCTCGGGATCGCCTTCGACCGGCGCGGATGCATGTACGTGCTGGAAGACACCACCGGCAAGGACAACCTGGCTCCCACGCCGGGCACCGGCAAGGTGGTGCGCATCGAGCCATCCGGCGACCGCCACGCAGTGGTTACCGGTCTGGTGTTGCCATCGGCGATGACGTTCGGGCCTGACGGCGCGCTGTACGTGTCGAACGCGGGCTTCGGCCTGCCGCCGGGCATGGGGCAGGTGCTGCGCTTCGACTTCGATGGCTGGCGCCATTCGCCCTAG
- a CDS encoding BON domain-containing protein, producing MKFALPRPLAVGVFAALAASTGAFAQQAAPMSSPATSQSAAGVAGADADNTRLNRRDRNDATTTPTDQSNSSSAVDMVANVRKAIVDDDGLSVKARNVKVVVNNGVVTLRGPVADAQEKARVERDAASVRGVTRVDNQLDIATDSD from the coding sequence ATGAAATTCGCATTGCCCAGACCCCTGGCCGTGGGCGTGTTCGCAGCGCTCGCGGCAAGCACCGGCGCCTTCGCGCAGCAGGCCGCGCCCATGTCTTCGCCCGCGACCAGCCAGTCGGCCGCCGGCGTGGCCGGCGCGGATGCCGACAACACGCGCCTCAACCGGCGTGACCGCAACGATGCCACCACCACGCCGACGGACCAGTCCAACAGTTCGTCCGCGGTGGATATGGTCGCGAACGTCCGCAAGGCCATCGTCGACGACGACGGCCTTTCGGTGAAGGCCCGCAACGTCAAGGTCGTGGTCAACAACGGCGTGGTGACCTTGCGCGGCCCAGTGGCCGACGCCCAGGAAAAAGCGCGCGTGGAACGCGATGCCGCCAGCGTGCGCGGCGTTACCCGCGTCGACAACCAGCTCGATATCGCCACCGATTCCGATTGA
- a CDS encoding CapA family protein, with amino-acid sequence MTLFLCGDVMPGRGIDQILGHPSDPALHEDYVHDARQYVALAERASGPIPRKVDADYVWGEALAQWKARRPALRIANLETSITRHGRPWPKGINYRMNPANVGVLTAARLDCCGLANNHVLDWGHEGLAQTLAVLRAARIEVAGAGERLAMAQAPAVLPLPGGRRLLVFAAATGDAGVPEDWSAEARRAGVWRLPDLSAETIARIAAELAHYRQPGDLVAFSLHWGGNWGYEVAPQERAFAHALIDEAGVHLLHGHSSHHPKAIEVHHGHLVLYGCGDFLNDYEGIGGHEAYRGDLGLMYFPQLETSHGRLCELALVPTRVRGFRIQSPMPEDRRWLFAAMRREYGRMGCDVEEKPDGSWALVW; translated from the coding sequence GTGACCCTGTTCCTGTGTGGCGACGTCATGCCCGGTCGCGGCATCGACCAGATCCTGGGCCATCCGTCGGATCCGGCCTTGCACGAGGACTACGTGCACGACGCGCGCCAGTACGTGGCGCTGGCCGAACGGGCCAGTGGCCCGATCCCGCGGAAGGTGGACGCCGATTACGTCTGGGGCGAGGCGCTCGCACAGTGGAAGGCGCGCCGGCCGGCACTGCGTATCGCCAACCTGGAAACCAGCATCACGCGCCACGGTCGCCCCTGGCCCAAGGGCATCAATTACCGCATGAACCCGGCCAACGTCGGCGTGCTGACGGCCGCGCGATTGGACTGTTGCGGGCTGGCCAACAACCACGTGCTGGACTGGGGTCACGAGGGCCTGGCGCAGACGCTGGCGGTGCTGCGGGCGGCGAGGATCGAGGTCGCCGGTGCCGGCGAGCGACTTGCAATGGCGCAGGCACCCGCGGTGCTGCCGCTGCCCGGCGGAAGGCGGCTGCTGGTTTTCGCCGCAGCCACGGGTGATGCGGGCGTGCCGGAGGATTGGTCAGCCGAGGCGAGACGTGCAGGGGTCTGGCGCCTGCCGGACCTGTCCGCGGAGACGATCGCCCGAATCGCGGCCGAGCTGGCCCATTACAGGCAGCCAGGCGACCTGGTCGCGTTTTCGCTGCACTGGGGTGGCAACTGGGGTTACGAGGTGGCCCCGCAGGAGCGCGCGTTCGCCCACGCACTCATCGACGAAGCCGGCGTGCATTTGCTCCATGGCCATTCCTCGCACCACCCCAAGGCGATCGAAGTGCACCACGGACACCTGGTTCTTTACGGGTGTGGCGATTTTCTCAACGACTACGAAGGCATCGGCGGCCACGAGGCATACCGCGGCGACCTGGGCCTGATGTATTTCCCGCAGCTGGAGACCTCGCATGGGCGGCTGTGCGAGCTGGCGCTGGTGCCGACGCGCGTCCGCGGCTTCCGCATCCAATCGCCGATGCCGGAGGACCGGCGCTGGTTGTTTGCCGCCATGCGCCGCGAATACGGCCGCATGGGTTGCGATGTCGAGGAAAAGCCCGACGGCAGCTGGGCACTGGTGTGGTGA
- a CDS encoding S8 family peptidase: MTHRYAIKALLGASIALALSLSAHAATPQGPSGTRFDISSLAPGGHYDRFIVTYRDGSTERSNHAALLQNVGAAISRAGLDRATAAGGSAGVQAAYQRKLATGADLVHTSRKLDSGEAATLIRQIAADPAVAFVAPDVMLHRVRDIQAPASLAPATFTPSDTYYPFYQWDLKAPDGTITYFGDANHGGTRVNDAWDLSDGKGVIIAVLDTGITRHVDVNTGLADQGYDFITDAFVSGRATDDRVPGGWDLGDWTTTEPWLSACTNENNPPEASSWHGTHVASTAGAEITDNAQGMAGIAFHARVLPVRVLGHCGGYTSDIADAIVWAAGGKVDGVPRNRHPAQVINLSLGGEGRCNPSDVTAKAVAKANSLGAVVVVSAGNSGDDAAKYTPAGCPGVITVAATGITSQRAFYSNWGHAVEIAAPGGGVYQDDDPNTGVISYDGFIWQALNNGDTTPVPEGTTYGGFAGTSQAAPHVTGTVALMQSARKELCLPLLKPKQVLKLLQKTAYTPMIRPEGKYSIGAGILDSAAAVEAAVDFDPHK, from the coding sequence ATGACACATCGTTACGCGATCAAGGCGCTGCTGGGCGCCTCCATCGCCCTTGCCCTGTCTCTGTCCGCCCACGCGGCCACGCCGCAGGGACCGTCCGGCACACGATTCGACATCAGCAGCCTCGCGCCCGGCGGGCACTACGACCGGTTCATCGTGACGTATCGCGACGGCAGCACGGAACGCAGCAACCATGCCGCGCTGTTGCAGAACGTCGGCGCGGCGATCAGCCGCGCGGGCCTGGACCGCGCCACCGCCGCCGGCGGCAGCGCAGGCGTGCAGGCGGCCTACCAACGCAAGCTCGCCACCGGCGCGGACCTGGTGCACACCTCGCGCAAGCTCGACAGCGGCGAAGCGGCCACCCTGATCCGCCAGATCGCGGCCGATCCCGCTGTCGCCTTCGTGGCGCCGGACGTGATGCTGCATCGCGTGCGCGACATCCAGGCGCCGGCCAGCCTCGCACCGGCCACCTTCACGCCCAGCGACACCTACTACCCGTTCTACCAGTGGGACCTGAAGGCGCCCGACGGCACCATCACCTACTTCGGCGACGCCAACCACGGTGGCACGCGCGTCAATGACGCGTGGGACCTGTCCGACGGCAAGGGCGTCATCATCGCCGTGCTGGATACGGGCATCACCCGCCACGTGGACGTCAACACCGGCCTGGCCGACCAGGGCTACGACTTCATCACCGACGCCTTCGTCTCCGGCCGCGCTACCGACGACCGCGTGCCGGGCGGCTGGGACCTGGGCGACTGGACCACCACCGAACCGTGGTTGTCGGCCTGCACCAACGAGAACAATCCGCCGGAGGCGAGCTCCTGGCACGGCACCCACGTGGCCAGCACGGCCGGCGCGGAAATCACCGACAACGCGCAGGGCATGGCCGGCATCGCTTTCCACGCCAGGGTGTTGCCGGTGCGCGTGCTCGGCCATTGCGGCGGCTACACCAGCGACATCGCCGACGCGATCGTGTGGGCGGCTGGCGGCAAGGTCGACGGCGTGCCGCGCAACCGTCATCCGGCGCAGGTGATCAACCTGAGCCTGGGCGGCGAAGGCCGCTGCAATCCCAGCGACGTGACCGCCAAGGCCGTGGCCAAGGCGAACTCGCTCGGCGCGGTGGTGGTGGTCTCGGCCGGCAACAGCGGCGACGACGCGGCCAAGTACACGCCTGCCGGCTGCCCCGGCGTGATCACCGTGGCAGCCACGGGCATCACCAGCCAGCGCGCCTTCTACTCCAACTGGGGCCATGCGGTGGAGATCGCCGCGCCCGGCGGCGGCGTCTACCAGGACGACGACCCGAACACCGGCGTGATTTCCTACGACGGCTTCATCTGGCAGGCGCTCAACAACGGCGACACCACGCCGGTGCCCGAGGGCACCACGTACGGCGGCTTCGCCGGCACCTCGCAGGCCGCCCCGCACGTCACCGGCACGGTCGCGCTGATGCAGAGCGCACGCAAGGAGCTGTGCCTGCCGCTGCTCAAGCCCAAACAGGTGCTCAAGCTGCTGCAGAAGACGGCCTACACGCCGATGATCCGGCCGGAGGGCAAGTACTCCATCGGCGCGGGCATCCTGGACTCCGCGGCCGCGGTGGAGGCTGCGGTCGACTTCGATCCGCACAAATAA
- a CDS encoding ATP-grasp fold amidoligase family protein — MVSVVARIKKIRRAIVKKMPDPVYYPYRYFQIYGRVGNLAQPKRYSEKIFYRMRHPLPIFGMLADKVAVRDYIAEAVGEQYLVPAFFSCGQVTRETFDALPDTFVMKANHSAGQTRIVLDKKSEDLDALARLANGWLKSDFSIRQREKHYQQIPRKIIFEEALLGATGEPPDDYKFNVFNSGGTGEPFVFVQYVHDRFKDMTQDFYLADGSPAPFSFRGLKPSGKPLPQVHGLDEMMHISKKLAEPFGFLRVDCYYHAGRVYVGELTVTPGAGMYALSPPHWDEMLGDRFRWPETAGRGR, encoded by the coding sequence ATGGTCAGTGTCGTCGCTCGCATAAAAAAAATAAGAAGAGCCATCGTCAAGAAAATGCCCGACCCCGTCTATTACCCCTATCGGTACTTCCAGATCTACGGGCGGGTAGGCAATCTCGCGCAACCGAAGCGCTATTCGGAAAAGATTTTCTACCGGATGCGGCATCCGTTGCCGATTTTCGGGATGCTGGCCGACAAGGTGGCGGTACGCGACTACATCGCCGAAGCGGTGGGCGAGCAGTACCTGGTACCGGCCTTTTTTTCCTGTGGCCAAGTGACTCGCGAAACCTTCGACGCATTGCCCGACACCTTCGTCATGAAGGCGAACCACAGCGCGGGACAGACACGCATCGTCCTCGACAAGAAGTCCGAAGACCTGGACGCGCTGGCGCGTCTTGCCAACGGCTGGTTGAAATCGGATTTCTCGATAAGGCAACGGGAAAAGCACTACCAGCAGATCCCGCGGAAAATCATTTTCGAAGAGGCGCTCCTGGGAGCCACGGGCGAACCCCCGGACGACTACAAGTTCAACGTGTTCAACTCCGGCGGGACGGGCGAACCGTTTGTCTTCGTGCAATACGTCCACGACCGCTTCAAGGACATGACGCAGGACTTTTACCTGGCGGACGGCAGCCCCGCGCCCTTCAGCTTCCGGGGCCTGAAGCCCAGCGGCAAGCCGCTGCCGCAGGTGCACGGGCTCGACGAGATGATGCACATCTCCAAGAAGCTGGCCGAGCCCTTCGGCTTCCTGCGCGTGGATTGCTACTACCACGCGGGACGGGTCTACGTCGGCGAGCTCACGGTCACGCCGGGCGCCGGCATGTATGCGCTGTCGCCGCCGCATTGGGACGAGATGCTCGGGGATCGGTTCCGCTGGCCCGAAACGGCAGGGCGGGGCCGATAG
- a CDS encoding general stress protein, translated as MYASVYCTVPNQDKAEAIVDDLKDAGFSSNDISVLMQDRRGTREFATEHNTKAPEGATTGGVAGMGVGAGLGWLVGIGTLAIPGLGPFIAAGPIMAALGGAAVGGATGGIVGALIGMGIPEVEAKHYDERVREGNALITVSTEDVAERDRARAVFERHGATDIATGTGAGLGATRGTTGNNLNTGPRF; from the coding sequence ATGTACGCATCCGTCTATTGCACCGTCCCCAATCAGGACAAGGCCGAAGCCATCGTCGATGACCTGAAGGACGCCGGCTTTTCCAGCAACGACATCTCCGTGCTGATGCAGGACCGCCGCGGCACGCGGGAATTCGCCACCGAGCACAACACCAAGGCGCCCGAAGGCGCGACCACCGGCGGCGTCGCCGGCATGGGCGTCGGTGCCGGACTGGGCTGGCTGGTGGGCATCGGCACCCTGGCCATTCCGGGCCTGGGCCCGTTCATCGCTGCCGGCCCGATCATGGCCGCCCTCGGCGGCGCGGCGGTCGGCGGCGCGACCGGCGGCATCGTCGGCGCGCTGATCGGCATGGGCATTCCCGAGGTGGAAGCCAAGCATTACGACGAGCGCGTCCGCGAAGGCAACGCCCTGATAACCGTGAGCACCGAGGATGTGGCCGAGCGCGATCGCGCCCGCGCGGTCTTCGAGCGCCACGGCGCGACGGACATCGCCACCGGCACGGGCGCCGGCCTCGGCGCCACCCGCGGCACCACCGGCAACAACCTCAACACCGGTCCGCGCTTCTGA
- a CDS encoding DUF1801 domain-containing protein — protein sequence MATMRKPATSAAGLSPSELIDARIEELGDWRGETLARVRALIRQADPAIVEEWKWRGVPVWSHAGIVCTGETYKNVVKVTFAKGARLEDPAGLFNASLDGNTRRAIDIHEGETVDEAALAALVRAAVALNTH from the coding sequence ATGGCGACCATGCGCAAACCGGCCACTTCGGCGGCGGGACTCTCGCCTTCCGAGCTCATCGACGCACGGATCGAGGAACTGGGTGACTGGCGTGGCGAAACCCTAGCCCGCGTCCGCGCGCTCATCAGACAGGCCGATCCCGCGATCGTCGAGGAATGGAAATGGCGGGGCGTGCCGGTGTGGTCCCATGCCGGCATCGTGTGTACCGGTGAGACCTACAAGAACGTCGTGAAAGTGACCTTCGCCAAGGGCGCGAGGCTGGAAGACCCGGCGGGGCTGTTCAACGCCAGCCTCGATGGCAACACCCGGCGTGCGATCGACATCCACGAGGGCGAAACCGTCGACGAGGCCGCCCTGGCGGCGCTGGTGCGCGCGGCCGTGGCCCTCAACACGCACTGA
- a CDS encoding S8 family peptidase — translation MHHRFGIKALLGASIAVALSFSANAASTAPTTTRYNISSLKDGGQYDRFIVTYRKGAAERSDHAAAAQNVQAAISRAGLAQAVAGRAMPRAVYQRKLAIGSDLVHTSRKLDKAEATALIKQIASDPAVLSVAPDVLRHPVRDFSAPKALQPATFTPSDTYYGNYQWDLKAADGSVTAFGDANHGGSNVNNAWDVADGTGITIAVLDTGITSHVDVDTSLADAGYDFITDSMVSGRATDGRAPGGWDLGDWTTTEPYLSACTNSSNPPEDSSWHGTHVASTAGGELTNNSQGMAGIAYNAKILPVRVLGHCGGYDSDISDAIVWAAGGHVDGVPDNTHPAQVINMSLGGSGTCSATDPEGLAVEQANSLGAVVVVAAGNSNADASRFSPASCPGVITVAATGITSRRAFYSNYGSAVELAAPGGGIYANDGSSGTQSNDGFIWQALNSGTTTPVPNDSTYGGYAGTSQATPHVAGAVALMQSARLASGQALLSPSAVLGILQSTAYAPSIKPSRRTSIGAGILDANAAVRAAVSSTGSSDGGNTGSGTGHGHK, via the coding sequence ATGCATCATCGTTTCGGAATCAAGGCGCTGCTTGGCGCTTCCATTGCGGTTGCACTCTCGTTTTCGGCCAACGCCGCCAGCACGGCGCCGACGACGACCCGTTACAACATCAGCTCGCTCAAGGACGGCGGGCAGTACGACCGGTTCATCGTGACCTATCGCAAGGGGGCCGCCGAGCGGTCCGACCACGCCGCGGCCGCGCAGAACGTCCAGGCGGCGATCAGCCGCGCCGGCCTGGCGCAGGCTGTCGCTGGCCGGGCCATGCCCCGTGCCGTCTACCAGCGCAAACTGGCCATCGGTTCGGACCTGGTGCATACCTCGCGCAAGCTGGACAAGGCCGAGGCGACCGCGCTGATCAAGCAGATCGCTTCCGACCCGGCCGTGCTCAGCGTCGCACCCGACGTGCTGCGCCACCCGGTACGCGACTTCTCTGCGCCCAAGGCGCTGCAACCGGCGACCTTCACGCCGAGCGACACCTACTACGGCAACTACCAGTGGGACCTGAAGGCGGCCGACGGCTCGGTCACCGCGTTCGGCGATGCCAACCACGGCGGCAGCAACGTCAACAACGCCTGGGACGTGGCCGACGGCACCGGCATCACGATCGCGGTGCTCGACACCGGCATCACCAGCCACGTCGACGTGGACACTTCGCTGGCCGACGCGGGCTACGACTTCATCACCGACTCGATGGTTTCGGGTCGCGCGACCGACGGTCGTGCGCCGGGCGGCTGGGACCTGGGTGACTGGACCACCACCGAGCCGTACCTCTCCGCGTGCACCAACTCGAGCAATCCGCCCGAAGACAGCTCCTGGCACGGAACCCACGTCGCAAGCACGGCCGGCGGCGAGCTGACCAACAACAGCCAGGGCATGGCGGGCATCGCGTACAACGCGAAGATCCTGCCGGTGCGCGTGCTGGGTCATTGCGGCGGCTACGACAGCGACATCAGCGACGCGATCGTCTGGGCGGCCGGCGGTCACGTGGACGGCGTGCCCGACAACACCCATCCGGCGCAGGTGATCAACATGAGCCTGGGTGGCTCGGGTACGTGCAGCGCCACCGATCCCGAGGGCCTGGCCGTGGAGCAGGCCAACAGCCTGGGCGCGGTGGTCGTGGTCGCGGCGGGCAACTCCAACGCCGACGCGTCCCGGTTCTCGCCGGCCAGCTGCCCGGGCGTCATCACCGTGGCCGCCACCGGCATCACCAGCCGTCGTGCGTTCTACTCGAACTATGGCTCGGCCGTGGAACTGGCCGCGCCGGGCGGCGGCATCTACGCAAACGACGGCAGCAGCGGCACGCAGTCCAACGACGGCTTCATCTGGCAGGCCCTCAACAGCGGCACCACCACGCCGGTGCCGAACGACAGCACGTACGGCGGCTATGCCGGCACCTCGCAGGCAACGCCGCATGTGGCCGGCGCGGTCGCGCTGATGCAGAGCGCACGCCTGGCATCGGGCCAGGCCCTGCTCTCGCCCAGCGCGGTGCTGGGCATCCTGCAGAGCACTGCCTACGCGCCGAGCATCAAGCCGTCGCGACGGACCTCGATCGGCGCCGGCATCCTGGATGCCAATGCCGCCGTACGGGCCGCGGTAAGCAGCACGGGCAGCAGCGATGGCGGCAACACTGGGTCCGGTACGGGCCACGGTCACAAGTAA